CAGAAAGTGCTAATGCTGGCAATGTCTTCAGGTTTATATATACaccattcaaataaaaatataaacatattattttgtaaattagATCACTGTCTTCATCACattggtgtgttttttgttgatgAGGTGTTGCCTCCCAGGGACTCAAGCCAGTTCATACTGAAGAAAACTATCCCTGAATCCTAATGAATGCAGAAGGAGAGGATTTCTTCAGATGTCTTCTCCTGTGGTTGATTGTCTCACCTGGCAACATTAACATCCTCCAGGCAATTTCAGCACAACAAAGATGGTAGACTTGTCCTTGATGTGGTGGTCTGAAAACTTGTCAGAGTCCTCCATTTGCCTGTCAGCAAATATGAGTCTTAACTCATCTGGGTCTAGAAAACAGTATCATACACACACTTTAATTAATGAAAACTACTTTAATAGTTAAATTAATTAGAGAATGAATTATATTCAGGATATTGCAATGCAGTGGTGAGGTCGGAGGACTTCCAATAGAGCTGgcacacacaaatgcatgtaAGAATATAATTGttgctaaattaaaaacatacaaaactgcaaaacaaattttaatgaacaaaaacaaataaacaaggtCTGATTAAAAATATAGTTTTGGTTTTACATACAGTCAGTGAGAGAATTGATATGAGTTGAGTTGGCACTGAAACTCTGATAGCTGTACTTATCTGGTGTCCATcaagaaataataaactaaCAGGTAAGCAAGAGGACTTCAATGATCTCTcgttttaaaactttattttaaatgtaagatattccaaactatttatctcagatgtattttaaataaataagtataagtTTAAGTATAATTAAGGTAAGAGGTTTTAAACACAGAATCCGGTAGGTTAGGCTTACATCAGAGCGCATAAAATGTCAACTGAATGGTTTATTTGAATTATTGTTAATGACCTAACATAGCATATGAAGTTCAAATCTTCCCTTATACAATTACGATTTACAGATTTTATGGAATTTTTAAAGTAATGCATTTCACAAACAGTCCAGCCAAGTAACATTTGCAGCATAAATTAAAAAAGCGAAACACtggatttgaaataaatatcttTCTACACCACAAAAAAATGTAGTCTAGTGTTTGATTGTAGTTTAAAAATTCATACATAGCTGAAGTACTTTAAGTATTTTAAGTGATTAAAACATAAGTACCTGCATTCAGTAACATTTTTCCAATCAGTTTTTTCTTGAATTCCAGGATAGTCAGACTATTCATCTCTTCTTCCGACTGACCAACGTCAACTGTTTTTTTATCTCCTCTTATTCCAACAACTATAACTTGATAAATTTTCCCCATTTCACAGCTACTGTTCTAAGCAGAGTTCTGTGTTTGACTAAGCTTGTAAAGTTGatacttttttgtttcattttctttctttctttcattttctttcacaatCCAAAACATGTTGATCACATGAGAGCTAATCAACAAGGAAGTAAACGATCTGgacaaaaaacattacaaacaacaataaatacatattattgtaatattcataattattatATCTTGTAATAAGTCTGTATAATTTTGCACTTCATTATACTGCTTACTCATACATTGCTAGA
This Amia ocellicauda isolate fAmiCal2 chromosome 15, fAmiCal2.hap1, whole genome shotgun sequence DNA region includes the following protein-coding sequences:
- the LOC136771638 gene encoding uncharacterized protein LOC136771638, whose amino-acid sequence is MGKIYQVIVVGIRGDKKTVDVGQSEEEMNSLTILEFKKKLIGKMLLNADPDELRLIFADRQMEDSDKFSDHHIKDKSTIFVVLKLPGGC